A window from Apteryx mantelli isolate bAptMan1 chromosome 15, bAptMan1.hap1, whole genome shotgun sequence encodes these proteins:
- the SH2D7 gene encoding SH2 domain-containing protein 7, with protein sequence MERKKQQLLLGKETSSEIANQSSETLKEIVLKWFLETQAAIILENGTFPEWFHGFITRKQTEDMLRDRDVGCFLIRLSDRAIGYILSYRGKDRCRHFVINHLSNGHYVVSGDTCTHESLAELISYYQTSVIEPFGESLTIAYAKTADKSIYDDIAWDQKNKPNNKAIASLLVKKMSGSSTATVPVGDTYSNSDHSEKLLDFSSRSKRTFQDHSQKAEDSDIAPPLPERSSLLTLETFRHDTDRQDNIVYAELNKRFLTDTAIALKMHTATEKLLENSACLSTDTQWKHGTKISTVYAMTKQTEHTHSKNTDLLKPSPPEIVYAELQLQQCKNHSFLHSQTLHSLTLPLSSAPETKLSLNSPASLHSAFTPKLPNKARFTTESQSSEEQLTAYETSFHCSEGLRKSDEKVSYESLTHRMYGQIEKMKSGFDNVSTVYERIPTGWLKSFSSDQASERICSSFFHATHCYL encoded by the exons atggagaggaaaaagcagcagttacTTTTAGGAAAGGAAACAAGCTCAGAAATTGCAAACCAGTCCTCTGAGACGCTAAAAGAAATAGTACTGAAGTGGTTTCTGGAGACACAGGCTGCAATAATACTAGAGAACGGTACTTTTCCTGAATGGTTCCATGGATTCATTACAAGAAA GCAGACTGAAGACATGCTGAGAGACAGAGATGTTGGCTGTTTTTTGATCAGACTAAGTGACAGAGCAATTGGTTATATTCTCTCATACAG AGGCAAAGATCGATGTCGGCATTTTGTCATCAACCACTTGAGTAATGGCCACTATGTTGTGTCTGGGGATACCTGCACTCATGAAAGTCTTGCAGAATTGATAAGCTATTACCAAACTTCTGTAATTGAGCCGTTTGGAGAAAGTCTTACAATTGCCTATGCTAAG ACAGCTGACAAAAGTATATATGATGATATCGCTTGGGAtcagaaaaataaaccaaacaatAAGGCAATAGCTTCCTTATTAGTAAAGAAAATGTCTGGTAGCTCAACAGCCACAGTACCGGTGGGTGACACCTACAGCAATTCAGATCACAGTGAGAAACTCCTAGATTTCTCTTCAAGATCAAAGAGAACATTTCAAGATCATTCACAGAAAGCTGAG GATTCTGACATAGCTCCACCACTGCCAGAGAGGAGCAGCTTGCTCACATTGGAGACATTCAGGCATGATACAGACAGACAAGACAACATTGTGTATGCAGAGCTGAACAAACGCTTTCTAACTGACACAGCCATTGCTCTGAAGATGCACACTGCCACAGAGAAACTCCTTGAAAATTCAGCCTGCTTATCAACCGATACTCAGTGGAAACATGGCACAAAGATAAGCACAGTTTATGCCATGACCAAGCAAACTGAACATACACATAGCAAAAATACTGATCTTCTAAAGCCATCTCCTCCAGAAATTGTGTATGCTGAACTTCAGCTGCAGCAATGCAAAAATCACTCATTTCTTCATAGTCAGACTCTCCATTCCCTAACTCTTCCTCTATCAAGTGCTCCAGAAACAAAGCTGTCATTAAATTCTCCTGCTTCCTTGCACTCTGCGTTCACTCCAAAGTTACCCAACAAAGCAAGATTCACCACAGAGTCCCAAAGCTCAGAAGAGCAACTTACAGCCTATGAAACCTCTTTCCACTGTAGTGAAGGCCTCAGAAAATCTGATGAGAAAGTCTCTTATGAGTCACTGACACACAGAATGTATGGGCAGATTGAGAAGATGAAATCTGGCTTTGATAACGTGAGCACTGTTTATGAGCGGATTCCTACTGGATGGTTGAAGTCTTTCAGCTCAGACCAGGCTTCAGAGAGAATTTGTAGTTCCTTCTTTCATGCAACCCATTGTTACTTATAA